In bacterium, a single genomic region encodes these proteins:
- a CDS encoding oligosaccharide flippase family protein translates to MLNETGSAANVLGRRVVGSATVLGGARLCQRAFDIIRILTIARWLGPKEMGVFAIATLAITTLEQISETGLRQAMIQYRGDISVHITPVRTVQGIRGLLLGGAFYLVAPWISTFFNSPNSLEILQVMSILPIIRGMEPLYITIAQKNLSFKPVVVLQVTAAVISLIVGIVMAYIHPDAWALVWSSLSGAVITTVGASLLSRRMDLRYSLYWKPLKELHIFGFWVFVSCISSYAFVRTGEWLIGRMLDVKELALYQMAFLICTTATQEMGGVISQLSFPMFSQLQEDKKRLNSSFRFAFGFVSLVTFAMAGLICSCSKDLFSLVLGEKWMPSLVFVPWLTVWGLCAMFSGTLNGLFYALNRPKLWTKTIGLMTILLFVGIYPMVSWKGAKGVAILMAAIGILAQLVRYQIVARLLSLRFKQVLRHLVVPGIACIGSVGFTTWSHSFLQIDNQLAGLIFSMLVLLGTYILLVIIGRPWIDPSFGEIANILKQMFSRSNVKTTMITTEEIA, encoded by the coding sequence GTGTTAAATGAGACAGGAAGTGCTGCTAATGTTTTGGGTAGGCGTGTTGTTGGAAGTGCCACCGTTTTGGGAGGAGCACGGCTTTGTCAGCGTGCTTTTGATATTATCCGTATTTTAACTATTGCAAGGTGGCTGGGTCCAAAGGAAATGGGGGTCTTCGCGATAGCAACACTTGCGATAACCACTCTTGAACAAATATCAGAAACTGGCTTGCGTCAGGCTATGATACAGTATCGAGGTGATATTTCAGTTCATATCACACCGGTAAGAACTGTACAGGGAATTCGTGGATTGTTGCTGGGTGGAGCATTCTATCTGGTTGCACCATGGATTTCAACTTTTTTTAATAGTCCGAATTCACTTGAAATACTTCAAGTTATGTCCATTCTTCCAATCATCAGAGGAATGGAACCGCTTTATATTACAATTGCACAAAAAAACCTTTCTTTCAAACCCGTAGTCGTTTTGCAGGTTACTGCTGCGGTAATCAGTCTTATCGTCGGCATCGTCATGGCGTATATCCATCCTGATGCTTGGGCATTGGTCTGGTCTAGCTTGAGTGGAGCAGTAATAACGACGGTTGGAGCCAGTTTATTATCCCGTCGTATGGATTTGAGATATTCTCTTTATTGGAAACCACTGAAGGAGTTACACATTTTTGGATTTTGGGTTTTTGTGAGTTGTATAAGTTCATACGCATTCGTTCGAACAGGTGAATGGTTGATCGGCCGCATGCTTGATGTAAAGGAATTGGCTCTTTATCAGATGGCCTTTCTTATCTGCACGACCGCCACCCAAGAGATGGGTGGAGTAATCTCACAACTGAGTTTCCCAATGTTCAGCCAACTGCAAGAGGATAAGAAGCGTTTGAATTCATCATTCAGGTTTGCATTTGGTTTTGTATCCCTTGTCACATTCGCGATGGCTGGATTGATTTGCAGTTGTTCGAAGGATTTGTTCTCTCTTGTGTTGGGTGAAAAATGGATGCCATCGCTTGTCTTTGTTCCGTGGCTAACCGTATGGGGCCTATGTGCAATGTTCTCAGGAACATTAAACGGTTTATTCTATGCATTGAATCGACCAAAACTTTGGACAAAGACTATTGGTCTAATGACCATATTGCTTTTTGTAGGTATTTATCCAATGGTTAGTTGGAAAGGAGCCAAAGGTGTAGCTATCCTAATGGCTGCTATTGGTATATTGGCGCAATTGGTCCGCTACCAGATTGTAGCCAGGCTTCTCTCCCTGAGGTTTAAGCAAGTGCTTAGGCATTTGGTTGTTCCTGGCATTGCTTGCATCGGGTCAGTAGGCTTCACAACTTGGAGTCATTCTTTCCTCCAGATTGATAATCAATTAGCCGGTCTCATTTTCTCAATGTTGGTTTTACTTGGAACCTATATTTTGCTGGTCATTATCGGGCGACCGTGGATTGATCCTTCGTTTGGAGAGATAGCAAATATTCTAAAACAGATGTTTAGTCGGTCTAATGTAAAAACAACTATGATTACAACAGAGGAAATCGCATGA
- a CDS encoding Coenzyme F420 hydrogenase/dehydrogenase, beta subunit C-terminal domain codes for MNHLCVGCGLCAMVCPKGRIQMVFSPKEGYYQPSFGFEQCNKACGMCEKVCPFVPDNPDTLNITNGLFSSVIDIKHDDVMGYYLDTFAGYSETHRLNSASGGLVTWLLEALLAKGEIDGAVCVGSDSKSPTLFDFKVCRTSDEIKACSGSCYQPVEISRALKKIMTLEGRYAVVALPCMARALRLAMHNIPGLKSRIRFVLGLVCGQMKSRHFINYLCLKYDKRTDLASIFFRCKRSEYPASDFAFRLIWDDGQKLEIGWSKGIARLWKERWFTLETCDYCDDVFSECADATFMDAWLPEYIQDSRGNSLLIIRENKLLDCLKEATNSTSLKLLHIEHIRVRESQIGLIHQKRVLAYIIASKRHVRYKRLPDLRLLEKKIRFDYKWEAAVKSKVRSFTQHNIQSDLKSFERHIAHIQMFWNLMERAKSRLWHLLNG; via the coding sequence ATGAACCACTTGTGTGTTGGCTGCGGTCTCTGTGCAATGGTTTGTCCTAAGGGGCGAATACAGATGGTATTTTCACCAAAAGAAGGATATTACCAGCCATCTTTTGGTTTTGAACAATGCAATAAAGCCTGTGGAATGTGCGAGAAAGTGTGCCCCTTTGTGCCAGATAATCCGGATACACTGAATATAACAAACGGATTGTTCTCTTCAGTGATTGATATCAAACATGATGATGTAATGGGATATTATTTAGATACTTTTGCTGGGTATTCTGAAACACACCGCTTAAATAGTGCATCTGGAGGTCTCGTCACTTGGTTGCTTGAAGCTCTTTTGGCTAAAGGAGAAATTGACGGGGCCGTGTGTGTCGGATCTGACTCTAAATCCCCAACGTTGTTTGATTTCAAGGTTTGCCGCACCAGTGACGAGATAAAAGCTTGCTCTGGTTCTTGTTATCAACCAGTAGAGATCAGCCGCGCTCTTAAAAAAATTATGACTCTGGAAGGGCGTTACGCTGTTGTGGCTTTACCATGCATGGCCAGAGCCTTAAGACTGGCAATGCACAATATTCCTGGACTGAAATCACGAATCCGTTTTGTTCTCGGCTTGGTTTGTGGGCAAATGAAGAGCAGGCACTTCATTAATTATTTATGTTTAAAATACGATAAACGAACAGATCTGGCGAGTATATTCTTTCGCTGCAAGAGGTCAGAGTATCCTGCCAGCGATTTCGCTTTCCGGTTAATATGGGATGACGGTCAAAAATTAGAAATTGGATGGTCAAAAGGTATAGCACGTCTATGGAAAGAGCGTTGGTTTACATTGGAAACGTGTGACTATTGTGATGATGTATTTTCTGAATGTGCAGATGCTACTTTTATGGACGCGTGGCTTCCCGAATATATACAGGATTCACGTGGTAACAGCCTACTGATTATCCGTGAAAATAAACTTCTGGATTGTTTAAAGGAAGCGACAAATTCCACATCTCTAAAACTGCTTCATATAGAACACATTAGAGTACGAGAGAGTCAAATAGGATTAATACATCAAAAACGCGTTTTGGCTTATATTATCGCTTCAAAACGGCATGTAAGGTACAAACGGTTACCTGATTTAAGATTGTTAGAAAAGAAGATACGATTTGACTACAAATGGGAAGCCGCTGTAAAGAGCAAGGTAAGATCGTTTACCCAGCATAATATCCAGAGCGATTTGAAGTCTTTCGAGAGGCACATCGCACATATTCAAATGTTTTGGAATTTAATGGAGAGAGCAAAAAGCCGATTATGGCATTTGCTCAACGGTTGA